Proteins found in one Homalodisca vitripennis isolate AUS2020 chromosome 4, UT_GWSS_2.1, whole genome shotgun sequence genomic segment:
- the LOC124359131 gene encoding serine/arginine repetitive matrix protein 2-like isoform X3, which translates to MQGYIVVITRNGSLGGRYPVTSTECVFGHSITCDVRVFVANVARKHCVITAESGKPAYIRNFSPSNTTLVNGNSIEANQYELKHADIITVGDRHFRWEYPISSKPLNTPKSAKKGNSEGQMSMVQMPMAVYKNRHSSFGSENSRVNRMISMASQGEKEPNPKRRKTIHNVTDLSVENNSTKPVNKRLLAVTQPASSPKSFNTFKVLLKSANKRKSIRTISKTPKPPKKIISTKIRRAKSLSPSKQISPKKMSKEFDSKSGFVSKSSQKDVISKEEKKQNSPQNISNNSPLVDLSSLHENFTPKKVYVVKSPKGTKSPSPKQRIGTKRKSTLATPLKIKTPKLRNSPKSLQKKTLSTPETKRKSLKLRTPTPDKNSGVAKRNTPKLAASAGNTRKSNTLLKNKSPRQTPKTLMNKSQTSNKGSPGKRTPETSSKPSPHEPPLSSPKTSVNTPFKKLRGKASLTFSSKQIYSPEKSPHNSQPMKAKVSGTFPQTPKEISSPRKPNSAQKSFSPKGLDRNTPTKNKSPAKITGHESPVEKVTPLSNSFSLTPQTPKMKKGNINSSKKFVSPDKSPPLTRSSKRFNISLSRSHSQSSKHTPKESRNNSLQNKTPILTSPKNVMNETSGRTPKSRSESIKEHSFTKSGTSSNMSRDSSLVEVSFSRKNLSKTPTQEFLSINLTVKDEKPDTTRRRKSKTSREEVSVSNISNSPLTPTSRNCPIKDSSPATTLSITPKIDSFPIQEISLGHTPKQTMEVGTHENTSKIFEEDISSSISFTSKSLTPKSRNISPANLRTPNSSETNSHTPKMSITQEKRKSKNLDSSVLDYKTDINITDNGNENVENYFSKTIFSSRTNSPINDVSVVTPVSNGVRPNKASTLRKSFTASLLSKTADEALEGENPAVRNARRSALRSGLSSSRKFDTSVTENSSLKSSMKKSDLTKLQNSTKRKFETDFEARAERAAKRLKMETPRSLSKNKVAALLVCHGRSPKNIQRKPLFSEVLKSHLSAAKQKKSVIVKSAVVVKKQSKQKVLEPALEVPKTFNFNSTGHANSPETIVITKKVKKTPVLKTRKGRKSGDNISLRSGRTQNLEGVQELFQTPSKLIVSSLKTATSIKKPQNVRVRFSLQNDVQSPSGRRSLAMQQEEVFHFGSPVAPPMRYIGTPRPPKISEHSLLHTSIAEESPLAQEMCTTEEFNLNSSKRKSKRSSLASLNESKKSLDFSLYSPSSPTLQFSQISGISNFARKSIDFSDFSPESESIKSTPKLKPSMPSLDDSVAQSSSHRRFSFASSVVTKSPIGEFDPSPNKSATLSRSDLFGSSPDDTRVSRSSRGLKKFCNDNSINTSGVLRFSPNNSEISTRSSKNISQIEVLNVSQIPLPSSPFNSKHSPSVKASTNSPHSKSSESMRSTRSTHSIGNFSLISETPKSQASVQKKRSRSSTLNDTYSEKSPDSSNSSKVGQNSNILQSISSHVIDSTEVSKRISSTPKFQSSTSIYSPVSSPILSSSRRSLRNQSLVSVNEHFSDVSDSKILDESTINSDLIMEGVCFKTPLSTPGKRTRKRSARMYASNSLETIHTSNNQLPIAAVKPSARKNQDNESASSIAESVSLPDLDIINDVSGRSLDRSLAQKILDSRVSSGFDQPTGSDQPSMNSNSPLEQTNLSGSIRRKRKSLASTSRQTLDTTSFDFNSAVTPIVPKEMFVSPLEKEQDGLVDLEGVKRVLNPKANSPVSSYVDVKGIRKLLKTPQSVSSLDKVQDELVDLTAVKRVLNPKANSPLSSYVDVKGVKRLLKTPQQTSPIANYTNVEGIKDLFKTSPVADYTNVLGVKRIYGAPPEPNYMNVKGVRRIFKESKSPNSPDVTGVEVLFDSPKKGMDEFNQPSTCKPVGMVPPMSRLNSNLKNVSGNETVENTESVPAVVEHIATRRNNTRQNKSLTSHLAVEDTNRNENVPSVRTRKTRRKEHIQAEYKEVQTHNLEEISKDEDKTEEIVTQRTTRGRKPQQSKTNDEQLDQPTKHTLEKPKAVGRRGRPRKNVNNDESKKDISTVVEEQHLVNEKNELHKEPSSTQVDEVVITQDTARGRKTRKTVVSKRLDSFKQEDDIEEQGVLKLINKEIELPKESSPIRVDEDVITKSTTQGKKNSKIVVSKRSHSSEQKQGDEAPSHPIGRRTRGKPEVPIYKEENKSILLGKRKAISNHVDTSDNQSPRKKTRGVKQKSKESEVEVLQIDECHLRNKTNLKSKEATVNKKSSEKIRKSPGSTRTGRLRKDPVEEVQEKSKLGIEISHTEGVCQLENMLDQQPNNCDEKSNSPEKTSKQSQVMSRNRSRRDKVEEIPVKAVESKRASRLKRGKESKSAEKDIKLSPIKTKTRGKKVCEDHKLEIPESVEPSKLNNQSLEDKKSEKVSDSFDETLKTSHVKAKKVNKGVNVETKSRTATEIVTSRNTRRGKTEVSHENLKKRGRKEELISENKLAAKLNEEVLKDRTTETPSRSRGHSKTRQEIQQTSRGSRRVKFNTASVTMPEETTQKPATEKKTRGSVAKAGSAVKFAVKRKSISPVKSSPPKRKLRGRK; encoded by the exons GCTTACATCCGCAACTTCTCACCCAGCAACACTACTCTAGTAAATGGTAACTCTATTGAAGCTAACCAATACGAGCTCAAACATGCTGACATCATAACTGTTGGAGACAGGCACTTCCGTTGGGAATATCCCATTTCTTCTAAACCCTTgaa taCGCCAAAGTCGGCGAAGAAAGGAAACAGTGAAGGCCAAATGAGTATGGTACAGATGCCCATGGCCGTCTACAAGAATCGCCACTCTTCTTTTGGTTCTGAAAACTCCAGAGTAAACAGGATGATTTCAATGGCATCTCAG GGCGAGAAAGAACCTAACCCTAAAAGGAGAAAGACAATTCATAATGTAACTGACTTGAGTGTTGAGAACAATTCAACAAAACCAGTGAACAAAAGGCTTCTAGCCGTTACCCAGCCTGCCAGCAGTCCGAAAAGCTTCAATACGTTCAAAGTTCTACTCAAATCTGCCAACAA AAGAAAATCAATCAGAACAATTTCAAAAACTCCAAAACCACCTAAGAAGataatttcaacaaaaattagACGAGCAAAATCACTCTCACCTTCAaagcaaatatctccaaaaaagATGTCTAAGGAATTTGATTCAAAAAGTGGGTTTGTTAGTAAATCATCACAAAAAGATGTAATTTCAAAGGAAGAAAAGAAACAGAACTCACcacaaaatatatctaataatagTCCTTTGGTTGACCTGTCATCATTACATGAAAACTTCACTCCCAAAAAAGTTTATGTAGTTAAATCTCCAAAGGGAACAAAAAGTCCTTCTCCTAAGCAAAGAATTGGTACTAAAAGGAAATCAACATTAGCAactccattaaaaataaaaactccaaaATTGAGAAATTCTCCAAAATCTTTGCAGAAGAAGACTTTAAGCACACCAGaaactaaaagaaaaagtttGAAACTGAGGACTCCTACACCAGATAAGAACTCAGGTGTAGCTAAACGTAATACACCGAAGTTGGCAGCTAGTGCTGGCAATACCAGAAAATCGAACAcactattgaaaaataaatcaccTAGACAAACTCCCAAAACATTGATGAACAAAtcacaaacttcaaataaaggcTCACCTGGGAAGAGGACACCTGAAACATCATCAAAACCTTCTCCACATGAACCTCCTCTTTCTTCCCCCAAAACAAGTGTAAATacaccttttaaaaaattaagaggaAAAGCTTCACTTACATTTTCTTCTAAACAAATTTATAGTCCTGAAAAATCGCCTCATAACAGTCAACCTATGAAAGCTAAGGTATCTGGTACATTTCCTCAAACTCCAAAAGAGATATCTTCACCAAGAAAACCTAACTCTGCACAAAAGTCTTTCTCACCTAAAGGATTAGATAGGAATACTCCTACAAAAAACAAATCACCTGCCAAAATAACTGGACATGAATCTCCAGTGGAGAAGGTAACTCCATTAAGTAATTCCTTTTCTCTAACGCCTCAAACaccaaaaatgaaaaaaggaAACATTAATTCTTCAAAGAAGTTCGTCTCTCCAGACAAATCTCCTCCACTCACTAGATCAAGCAAGAGATTCAATATTTCTCTTTCAAGGTCTCATTCACAATCTAGTAAACACACTCCAAAAGAATCTCGTAacaattctttacaaaataaaacccCTATTCTCACATCTCCAAAAAATGTGATGAATGAAACATCAGGAAGAACACCTAAAAGTAGATCTGAGTCTATTAAAGAACATTCTTTCACAAAATCAGGAACTTCTTCAAATATGTCCAGAGACAGTTCTCTTGTAGAAGTGTCTTTTTCAAGAAAAAATCTGTCCAAAACTCCCACTCAAGAATTTTTGAGTATTAATTTGACAGTTAAAGATGAAAAGCCTGATACTACCCGCAGAAGAAAATCAAAAACCTCTAGAGAAGAAGTTTCTGTTTCGAATATTTCCAATTCTCCATTGACTCCTACATCTCGTAATTGTCCTATAAAGGATAGCAGTCCAGCTACAACACTTTCAATAACACCAAAAATTGACAGTTTTCCAATCCAGGAAATATCACTTGGGCATACCCCTAAGCAAACTATGGAAGTGGGAACTCATGAAAATACTTCTAAGATTTTTGAAGAGGACATATCTTCTTCAATATCATTTACAAGTAAATCTCTAACTCCAAAGTCTAGAAACATCTCTCCAGCAAATCTGAGAACTCCTAATAGTTCTGAAACTAACAGCCATACACCTAAAATGTCAATAACACAAGAAAAgagaaaatcaaaaaatttaGATAGCTCAGTTTTGGATTATAAAACAGATATCAATATTACTGATAATGGTAATGAAAacgtagaaaattatttttctaaaaccatCTTTTCATCAAGAACAAATTCACCAATTAATGATGTTTCAGTTGTAACACCAGTTTCAAATGGAGTACGACCTAATAAAGCCTCTACATTACGGAAATCATTTACAGCTTCTCTTTTGTCAAAAACTGCAGATGAAGCTCTGGAAGGAGAAAATCCTGCAGTGAGAAATGCTCGAAGGTCAGCATTGCGAAGTGGGCTTTCATCTTCGAGAAAATTTGACACTTCAGTCACTGAAAATTCATCGTTAAAGTCATCAATGAAGAAATCAGATTTAACCAAGTTGCAAAATAGTACAAAGAGAAAATTTGAAACCGACTTTGAAGCAAGAGCTGAAAGGGCTGCTAAGAGATTGAAAATGGAAACACCTAGGTCTCTta GTAAAAATAAAGTAGCAGCTCTCTTAGTTTGCCATGGGCGGTCTCCCAAAAATATACAGAGAAAACCACTTTTCTCAGAAGTTTTGAAATCTCACTTATCTGCAGCAAAACAAAAGAAGTCAGTAATTGTTAAATCTGCTGTTGTGGTAAAGAAGCAAAGTAAGCAGAAGGTTCTGGAACCGGCCCTG gAGGTGCCTAAAACCTTTAATTTCAACTCTACTGGACATGCTAATTCTCCAGAAACCattgttataacaaaaaaagtGAAGAAGACACCAGTACTAAAAACACGTAAAGGACGAAAATCAGGAGATAATATTTCTTTACGATCAGGCAGAACACAGAATTTGGAAGGTGTTCAGGAATTATTTCAAACTCCTTCAAAACTAATAGTATCATCTTTGAAAACTGCCACAAGTATAAAGAAACCCCAAAATGTAAGAGTTCGGTTTTCATTGCAAAATGATGTTCAAAGTCCATCAGGAAGAAGAAGCTTGGCTATGCAACAAGAGGAAGTTTTTCACTTTGGATCTCCTGTTGCACCACCAATGCGCTATATTGGTACACCAAGGCCTCCTAAAATCAGTGAACATTCGCTTTTGCATACAAGCATTGCAGAAGAGTCACCTCTTGCCCAAGAAATGTGTACAAcagaagaatttaatttaaattcatctaAAAGAAAATCAAAGAGAAGTTCATTAGCATCACTTAATGAATCAAAAAAATCATTAGACTTCAGTCTTTACTCCCCTTCATCACCAACTCTCCAGTTTTCTCAAATATCTGGTATTTCAAATTTTGCAAGAAAATCAATTGATTTTAGTGACTTTTCACCTGAATCTGAAAGTATTAAAAGTACCCCGAAACTTAAACCATCTATGCCTTCATTGGATGATTCTGTCGCTCAGTCATCATCACATAGAAGATTTTCATTTGCTAGTTCAGTTGTTACTAAGTCTCCGATAGGAGAATTCGATCCAAGTCCCAATAAAAGTGCTACACTTTCTAGAAGTGATCTTTTTGGATCAAGCCCAGATGATACCAGAGTGAGTCGGTCTTCAAGAGGTTTGAAGAAGTTTTGTAATGATAATTCTATCAACACATCGGGGGTACTAAGATTTTCTccaaataacagtgaaatatcCACTAgatcttctaaaaatatttcacagaTTGAAGTTTTGAATGTTTCTCAAATACCACTTCCATCTTCCCCTTTTAATTCCAAACACAGTCCTTCTGTTAAGGCTTCAACTAACTCACCACACTCAAAGTCAAGTGAAAGTATGCGCTCAACAAGATCTACTCATTCAATAGGAAATTTTTCATTGATTTCAGAAACACCAAAGTCTCAAGCAAGTGTTCAAAAGAAAAGGTCAAGATCATCAACTTTAAATGATACATATAGCGAAAAATCACCTGATTCATCAAACTCTAGTAAAGTTGGTCAAAATAGCAACATTTTACAATCTATCTCATCACATGTTATTGACAGTACAGAAGTATCAAAGAGGATTTCAAGCActccaaaattccagtcttcaaCAAGTATTTACTCTCCTGTAAGTTCACCCATATTGAGTTCTAGTAGACGGTCCCTCAGAAATCAAAGTTTGGTGAGTGTAAATGAACATTTCAGTGATGTTAGTGACTCAAAAATACTGGATGAATCTACTATAAACTCAGATTTAATTATGGAGGGTGTCTGTTTCAAAACACCTTTATCAACTCCTGGAAAGAGAACAAGAAAAAGAAGTGCTCGCATGTATGCTTCTAATTCACTAGAGACCATACATACTTCAAATAACCAACTCCCCATTGCAGCAGTAAAACCATCTGCAAGGAAGAATCAAGATAATGAATCTGCATCTTCTATTGCAGAGTCAGTATCTCTCCCAGACTTGGATATCATTAATGATGTTAGTGGAAGGAGTTTGGATAGAAGTCTTGCTCAAAAAATTTTGGATTCAAGAGTGAGTAGTGGTTTCGACCAACCAACTGGAAGTGATCAGCCAAGCATGAACTCAAACTCACCTTTGGAACAAACTAATCTCAGTGGTAGCATAAGAAGAAAACGTAAATCTTTAGCTTCTACTAGTAGACAAACTTTAGATACAactagttttgattttaattctGCTGTAACTCCAATAGTACCAAAAGAAATGTTCGTTTCTCCACTTGAAAAAGAGCAAGATGGACTAGTTGATCTTGAAGgagtaaaaagagttttaaatccAAAAGCGAATTCTCCTGTATCTAGCTATGTTGATGTAAAAGGAATTAGAAAGCTTCTTAAGACTCCTCAATCAGTTTCTTCACTAGACAAAGTGCAAGATGAACTAGTTGATCTTACAGcagtaaaaagagttttaaatccAAAAGCAAATTCTCCTCTATCAAGCTATGTTGATGTAAAAGGAGTTAAAAGACTTCTTAAAACCCCTCAGCAAACTTCACCTATTGCAAATTACACAAATGTTGAAggtattaaagatttatttaaaacatcaccTGTTGCTGATTACACAAATGTACTTGGTGTTAAACGAATATATGGTGCACCACCTGAGCCTAATTACATGAATGTAAAGGGTGTGAGACGAATTTTTAAAGAATCTAAATCTCCAAATTCTCCTGATGTGACAGGTGTTGAAGTGCTCTTTGATTCACCCAAAAAAGGAATGGATGAATTTAATCAACCATCAACATGTAAACCTGTTGGAATGGTGCCTCCCATGTCAAGATTGAATTCTAACTTGAAAAATGTAAGTGGTAATGAAACGGTTGAAAATACTGAATCTGTACCAGCAGTAGTTGAACACATTGCTACAAGAAGAAATAATACAAGGCAAAACAAAAGCTTAACATCACATTTAGCTGTAGAAGACACAAATCGGAATGAGAATGTTCCATCTGTTAGAACAAGGAAAACTAGGCGTAAAGAACATATTCAAGCAGAGTATAAAGAAGTTCAAACACACAATTTGGAGGAGATCTCTAAAGATGAAGATAAAACTGAAGAGATTGTTACACAGCGCACTACTAGGGGTAGAAAACCTCAGCAATCAAAAACTAATGATGAACAGTTAGATCAACCTACAAAACATACTTTAGAAAAACCAAAAGCTGTTGGGAGGAGAGGCAGACCacgtaaaaatgttaataatgatgaaagtaaaaaagatataaGTACAGTAGTAGAAGAACAGCATTTAGTTAACGAGAAAAATGAATTACATAAAGAACCATCTTCAACCCAGGTTGATGAAGTGGTAATAACACAAGATACAGCTCGAGGAAGAAAAACTCGTAAAACTGTGGTCAGTAAAAGACTTGATTCATTTAAACAAGAAGATGATATTGAAGAACAGggtgtattaaaactaattaacaagGAAATTGAACTACCCAAAGAATCATCTCCAATCCGGGTTGATGAAGATGTAATAACAAAGAGTACAACTCAAGGAAAAAAGAATTCTAAAATTGTGGTCAGTAAAAGATCCCATTCATCTGAACAAAAACAAGGAGATGAGGCTCCTTCACATCCTATAGGTAGGAGAACTAGAGGAAAACCAGAGGTACCTATTTAcaaggaagaaaataaaagtattcttTTAGGAAAGAGAAAAGCCATTTCTAATCATGTGGATACCTCAGATAATCAGAGTCCtagaaaaaaaacaaggggaGTAAAGCAAAAATCAAAGGAGTCAGAAGTTGAAGTTTTACAAATAGATGAATGccatttaagaaataaaacaaatttaaaatcaaaagaagctacagtaaataaaaaatcttcagaGAAAATAAGAAAATCACCAGGTTCAACTAGAACTGGCAGATTAAGAAAAGATCCAGTAGAAGAGGTacaagaaaaatcaaaattaggGATTGAAATTTCACATACTGAAGGTGTATGTCAATTAGAAAACATGTTAGACCAACAGCCAaataattgtgatgaaaaaaGTAATTCTCctgaaaaaacaagtaaacagTCACAAGTTATGTCTAGAAACAGATCAAGAAGAGATAAAGTAGAAGAGATTCCAGTTAAAGCAGTGGAATCCAAACGAGCTAGCCGTTTAAAACGTGGTAAGGAAAGTAAATCTGCTGAAAAAGATATCAAACTATCAccgataaaaacaaaaacaagagGGAAAAAAGTATGTGAAGATCATAAGTTGGAGATTCCTGAATCAGTTGAACCGTCAAAACTTAATAATCAATCCTTGGAAGACAAGAAAAGTGAAAAGGTTTCTGATTCTTTTGATGAAACTTTGAAAACATCACATGTAAAAGCCAAAAAGGTTAATAAAGGAGTAAATGTAGAAACTAAATCCAGAACTGCCACTGAAATCGTTACTTCAAGAAATACAAGAAGAGGAAAAACTGAAGTCTCacatgaaaatttaaagaaaagggGAAGGAAAGAAGAGTTGATATCAGAAAACAAACTCGCAGCCAAGCTCAATGAAGAAGTATTGAAGGATAGAACAACGGAGACTCCTTCAAGGAGTCGTGGTCATTCAAAGACTAGACAAGAGATTCAACAGACATCAAGAGGTTCCAGAAGAGTGAAATTTAATAC